Genomic DNA from Nomascus leucogenys isolate Asia chromosome 10, Asia_NLE_v1, whole genome shotgun sequence:
CTTCCCAAGCATTTCCCTTTGCCCTCTATTGAGGCTGACAGCTCTCTGCCCTGCCACCTCCTAGACTATGAGTGATTTAGGTTATGTCTCTTAGCAGTGCTGAGCAGAGCACTTTATACATCATGAGATCTGGAtccatgtgttgtgtgtgtgtgtgtgtgtgtgtgtgtgtgtgtgtgtgtgtgtgtgtttagagacagggtcttgctctgtcacccaagctagagcacagtggcacagtcataccTCAAGGTAACCTTGAACTCtggggcttaagtgattctcctgcttcagcctcccaagtagctgggatgtcaggtgtacgccaccatgcctaccaattttttaatttttttagagatggggtctcactatgttgctaaggctggtcttgaacttgtggcctcaagctatcctccttcctcagcttcccagagtgctgggattaaaggcatgagccactgcacccagcttagaTATGTGTTTGAACGGGTGGATTTATGATCTACTTGTAGCCAGGTGGAAATGTTTCAGGCAAGTACTGAGTTCTTATTCCTCTTGTGTCTCCTCTGCAGCTGGAGCTCTCAAACACTGCTGTCCTGCACCAGATGCGGCGGGACCAGGTGACAGACACGTGCCGAGCCAACAGCGCCACAAGCCGTAAGCGGAGGGTGCTGACCCCCAACGACCTGAAGCACTTGGTGGTGGATGAGGACCACGAGCTCATCTACTGCTACGTGCCCAAGGTGGCCTGCACCAACTGGAAGCGGCTCATGATGGTCCTGACCGGGCGGGGGAAGTACAGCGACCCCATGGAGATCCCGGCCAACGAGGCACATGTCTCCGCCAACCTGAAGACCCTGAACCAGTACAGCATCCCAGAAATCAACCACCGCTTGAAAAGCTACATGAAGTTCCTGTTTGTCCGGGAGCCCTTCGAGAGGCTGGTGTCCGCCTACCGCAACAAGTTCACCCAGAAGTATAACATCTCCTTCCACAAGCGGTACGGCACCAAGATCATCAAACGCCAGCGGAAGAACGCCACCCAGGAGGCCCTGCGCAAAGGGGATGATGTCAAATTCGAGGAGTTTGTGGCCTATCTCATCGACCCACACACCCAGCGGGAGGAGCCTTTCAACGAACACTGGCAAACTGTCTACTCACTCTGCCACCCCTGCCACATCCACTATGACCTCGTGGGCAAGTACGAGACACTGGAAGAGGATTCTAATTACGTCCTGCAGCTGGCAGGAGTGGGCAGCTACCTGAAGTTCCCCACCTATGCAAAGTCTACGAGAACTACTGATGAAATGACCACAGAATTCTTCCAGAACATCAGCTCAGAGCACCAAACGCAGCTGTACGAAGTCTACAAACTCgattttttaatgttcaattaCTCAGTGCCAAGCTACCTGAAATTGGAAtaaagggggtggggagagggagagaatcatgctttttaatttaagatttttatttgtcaaaagaATTATATGGATATTGGGttattttgtaaattaatatttctttgggGATGATGCTGCGAGCAGCATAGTGAGAATTATTTAAAATCCTTCGTAGGGAAGGACAGCCGTCTTTGCAGGGGAAATAGGATGGGTCGTCCTTGTCTGTAGAAGTGAATACtgcaacactgtctcaaaagtTTCTTGTGTTCTGGTGAATTCCATGAATTGTGCATTCCATAAATtctaattaatattatttatagttatttaaacatggtctcattatttctttttgtggcagCAAAATTCTAACATCTTTCCAGAAGAAATCTATGTTTCCTGCTTCGCTTGCTACAGCTCATTTGGGGGCATGAATGTTCTCCTTACTAACCTCTCATGGAGTCATGTGATAACAGCCATTGTCATGTGTATGGATGCCACCATTCTTGAATTTATGCTAGAAATAAGTAGGTTGCTATTGCACTTAGAGGCATCTTTGCGAGGGACTCATTCCAAACCAATTCCAATCGACCTGAAAGTCCCTTGcactaaagaaataatattttttttaacccaagGAGAAAGTTGGTTGTAACAGTTTTTCACCAGACTTAGCAATCTGATAGAATAGGCTTTTTTAACAGGAATTTTAAACTGGCAGTGCCAGTTGCGGTGAAGGTGAAGTGGCTATTGCtttatattcaacaaatatttattgagcatctactatatacTAGGCCCTGAAGATAGAGCGTTGAACAAACCCAATAGTCTTGGCCCTCAAAAAGCTTTACATGACATAGAGCATCCAGCTCAACAATTAGCAAACCCCTGCTATTATTCATGGAGTTGACATGAGGTTTGGACTATTCATGAGCAACAACAGATGGTCCATGACCCctacaaatttacatttttctatggCCCAAATTTGAAAACCTCACATTCGGAGCAGGCCACTTTATCTTCGTCAGTGATCCCAAGCTCATTGCCCAACAGAAAAGATGCTAAAAAAATGTTTCCTATCATGTGCCTGCTCCAACTGCTGGGTAATGTCTGCCTTTAAGCCCCAGAATGGATTCTCCAGGCACAGTGTGGAAGAGTGCAGTGgttgattagcaatgtctgcctTGGGCGAGGAAAGGGGAACACTCCTCAAGTGCCTCCTACTGTCATCTCCATTTAGCCTAGCACCACATCCCCATGTAGAAGTGTTGTCTTCTACTGCTTGCCACGTACAAGTGTGAAATGCCGAGGTGAGACTCGTACACTCGGGGATTTGCAATGGTTTTTACCCCTCATGAAGGTCAGAGGTGGACTATTTGTACACAGACGCACATACACACCCTCTCACGTCCTCCAGAGGCTGAAAGACCATCAGCACCCTGGTAACTGCCATGCATGAGCAGCAAGGACAGCCTTCCATGCTCTTAGTCCATGCCCCATTTCCTCTGGAAGCCTGGAAACTTTTCATTTCCTGTTCCTTGCTAATTAACATCTAAACATGCTTCTCATTTCCAGCATTGCTGATGCTTCTCGGTTGAAGTTTGAGCCACATCCCTCTTACAGCTAGTGAATGAGTTGGTAGCAGATActgtatataataataataatagttttaataataggggagggtgggatggggtgtggataagttttgccttttgttttgtttttgatgcaGTATATAGTGAAGGGGTGAGGAtattctaaacaaacaaaaattgagtaaTTTATTCACAGAAACTATTAAGATTGTATTGTAAAGCTCACAGCAAGCTCAGTGGGCAGCAGCTGCAACATCTCACCggggaaattattttatttaacgtGAGTGAGATGCGGGCCGGAGAAGGTAGCTGAAGCTATTTATAAAACGTGTACCTTCTTCCGAGCTCTCTCCCCTTTGTGAAGGGCACAGCAACTATACCCTTGATAGATGGAGATTTATGCATTGTGTTTTACTAGGTAGAGTGACAGACCTTGGCTGTCCCTGGAATTGAGAATCTGGACCTTATTTCCAGGCAGAGAACACTGTCCTCAGAAATGGGACTTCTGATAATGAAACAGGTTGTCCAACATTTTCTAATACATACTCTACAGAACACAGGTTCCAGGAGGCATCACGTTGGTGTGATGCAAACTAAGGGTTTTGTGGTCAAATATCCTTAAGAAACGAAGTTGTTAGTTTCCTTTCTGCAGGACTTTTCAGCCTTCAATGTGTGCTGTGCATGGTGAATCCCCAAAAATAATCCTTGAGTCTGTAGCATTTCCTGAACTTACATGACCAGGATACTCTATTTTGCAGATCACCCCACAGAGCTAAGGTTCCACCGAGTATACTTTGCTTAGGTTGATTTAGCGTATCTAAGGTCTTCAAGGATAAAACTGCCACGCCAACAcccttccattaaaaaaaaaaaaaaatacaaaatagcaccACAGTCTCCATCTGGTTTATAGCAACAGAGGtacttttttaatgaattaagCTTTTACTTAAGTGCAATGGTTCTAATCCTGGATACTGCCATGGACTACGATTCCATCCCTCCCAGAGGCAGTGGAGGAAGTCTTGGGTGGTGTggacagaaggaagagaggagagggcgAGTGGGGTATAGGGCCCAGGGTGGCTCCCTACTCCTCAAGCTCAAAAGGGTGCTCAGTGGGAACGAATGATCTCTTGATGAGTGCTTCCTCAGTTTCATAGTTTGGAATCGTTCACTGTGTGCTTTTTGGGGGGATTTCAATGGAAATTCATGttgctttgcatttctgtgtCCGTCTTTGATCAGTTGTGCAAGCCTGCTCACTGTTATGTGAAGATGGCCTTCTTTCATCCGGCTTCTCTCTCTTAAGTGAGAAAGATTGTCCTTCAGGGGACATGACATCAATAGGCTTCTGGAATGAGGGACTCTTTCTCCCCATGTTTTGCTTtgtgttcacattttcttttctaatggcattgaaactttaaaaaaaatggattcaACTGTTTTTGCAGAATGTAGAAAGTATTCTGTGTCCTTGGTTAAAGAAATCCACTGGTAAAGTATGCCTGGAAAATgaaagtttgtgttttttaaagaggAATATTTGAAACTGCTTTCTATGCATGCTCAGCTGGAGAAAAGTACAGGCAGGCGTCCCATCTCCCAGCCACTTCTCAAAGGTGCTGCTGTGTTTTAAAGACCAGGTACAGCCAGGGCAGTATTTGCAAGGACATTCCTGCTTGCTTTATCCCTTTGGTTGGAAAGCTCTAGATGATTCCCGCAGCTCCTCCAGACCCcgcctccctgccctccccagctGGTCTGGGAAGAGGTGGTCTGCAGACCTGTGGTATCTCAGAGGGGAcgttcctcctcctccctgtgcACCAGGTGAGCTGCACCCTCCTGCCTGTTCAGGATGTGGATGCCACAGGAGAGCAGCAGGCAGTGGAAACTTCAGTTGCACTGGTTCTCCTGGTGGCAAAGGCATGAAGCACAGGGGTCTAATCCAGGCCACTAGAAAGTTCCAGAGCAAAGTGTGTGGGTCCCACAAACGCTTGGCTGGTGGGGTCTGGATCAGTGCTGAGACAGAGTTGGCAGAAGAAGCAGAGGCACTCTGCTTGCTTTCCTAGCCAGTcctcccctacacacacacacacacacacacacacacacacacacacacacacacacacacaatctcagCTGCCCCATTCTGTGCAATCCCAGTGACCAAATCCCTTCCTTGCCCACCTCTATGTCAGCAGGACTGACCACATCACTCCCCCGAGTTCCCACCACCAGCATTTCCTCCAACCTTTATTCCATCACAACCAGTTAGAACCCTATAGGCAACAAGGCCTTCTAGAATCCGCTTGACCCTTGGCTGATAACAGGCAAATTTCAGTCTGCTACACTTTGTTAGGTCCAGAAGGAGCTGCCCATACTACTTTCTTATGAGCATGCTCAGTATGGCATATGGACATGTAATGTCACATCTTTGTGgagtgtgattttctttttttacatatttgtatgCAGTAGAGGGCCTGTTGTAGAAAACGCTCCCTGTATCTTGCTGTACTGTTAAAGAAAGCTGAATTCCACATTGCCAACAAAAGCGTGAAAATGTTCATGAACCTTCCTCCAGGAAAAGCCATTCAAGCCtgattatttttctaagtaacttcaattaaattgaagaaaaaagaagctgCTTTCTGTGTATGGTTTGTTCATGGCTCATTAACAAAAGActgttggggtggggtgggccatGGACCTTAGCATGCCCTGCTCATGTGTATCAAAGGATGGAGATGCAGGCTCCATTGGCAGACTCAGCCCTGGTAAAAACCACCATAGATCCAAATTCTTTCTGTTCATCGGGTGAATGGAAgcttttcttccttccacttTTTCTATAAACTCTTTGTAGAGTAATGCATTAGAAGGTCCACCGTGATCACACAGTTCCACCACTCATGTGAAAAGGCCATGAAGGCTGTCAGTAATTGGCTGTGGTGGCAGAGCCAGTATTCAAGCCCAGGTTGATGTGCCTTCAGAACTCCATGTTTTTGGCACTGAATGACGTGCCTCTCTAAATGGCCATCCATGGTGCCACTGCTAGGAAGTTGCAAGCCTGCACTTCAAGTCCCAGTTTTTCAATTCCAAATCCAATCCTGTTCTGATTCCCCACATAGCTTCTTTCGGCTCTATGGATGAGCAtcttttagcttctttttttttttttggaaacggagtctcactctgtcaccaggcaggagtgcagtggcaagatcttggctcactgcaacctccactcccgggttcaagcgattctcctccctcagccccagagtagctgggactacaggcgtgcgccaccacacccagctaatttttgtatttttagtaaagatggggtttcaccatgttggccagggtggtctcgatctcttgaccttgtgatccacccgccccggcctcccaaagtgctgggattacaggcatgagccaccgtgcccggccacatctTTTAGCTTTATTGGCAAAAatgatttctgtatatttttccaaagaagaaattatactCAATGTTGTTTCTGTATTTCATTgtattctaatttaattttcttttaagagacaaggtctcactctgtcacccaggctggagtgcagtggcatgatcgtaactcactgcagccttgaccttggTGCAAGCGATCTCCTGGCACAGCCTCCAAAATACCCaaggattataagcatgtgccaccatgcccggctaaccaatttctttaaacataacatctaaacatttttaacattacAATATTGGGTGAGAAAATAGATCCCGTTTTCAGCCATGCTAGATATGGTTTCTAATCACCAGCTGGCTTTCCCCACTGGTAGCTGGTGCCCACCCATGGGCATGATATCCAAAAAGACCAGGAACCATTGGCTAAGAATACATTTGGCCAGGAATACATTGCTAGTGTCATCACTGTCCTTGCTATGGTCCCATCTGGTTAGGAAATGCCCAGACCACAGAGCTTAGTCATCTTAGATTCATAGAAAACATACATCCTTTTTCATCAGTGAATGGATGTGACTTTGCCATAGCCTGTCTCTGTCTCATTTGGAACACTGTAAATGTCAGAGGGAAGCAAAGCTAGACGAGGTCATCTCTAGCCTGTTTGCTCCCCTTGGAGTGACACTGACATGCTTTCTTGCCAGCTAATCGGGAGGTGTTTCTGATGGTGCCCCAGGTGCCCTCTGTCTGACCTGCAGAAGCTGCAGAACCTGAGGAGCCTGTGGCCCAGAACATTGCCTGGGCCAGGTCAGGGTAAGGTAATTATTGATCCCCCAAGTGGATAAAAATAGGATGAGGCAGAATCATTAGTGTAAGACGTAAAGTACTCTTTCTCGGGAAGAGCTCCCTTTTCTCAAGTTATGTCTTTCCTACATTTTTGGTATTcgaataccttttctttttttgttttgtttttttgtttgttttggttttttgtgttttttttaaaggagtcccactctgtcgtctggctggagtgcagtggcatgatcttggctcactgcaacctccaccttccaggttcaagcgatcctcctgcctcagcctcccgagtagctgggactacaggcacccgccaccatgaccagctaatttttgtatttttagtagagacagggtttcaccatgttggccaggatggtctcaatctcttgaccttgtgattcgcctgcctcggtgtcccaaagtgctgggattacaggtgtgagccaccacacccagcctcttttacGATAATAGATGTTGATACTAGGACATAAAATATTGGTAACTTAGGGTGAGCCTCCAatgtcattttaaacattttctgaaaaagtCATGATATCCAAAAAGACCAGGAACCATTGGTCAAGAATACATCTGAGGCACGAAGCTATGGGAGAGAAACCTCAGGGCTTGGTGGACAGAACTCTGCAGAAATCCCTTCTGAAGCACAGTCCTGAGTGCCCCACAGCTGGACTCCATAATGTGGCCAGTGGCTATGGCCTCCAGATTCTGGGGTGACTTACAAGAAGCTGAACACTGGGCCAGCTACATTCACTGTAGATAAAGTTTTTCAGACATCTTGGGTCTGGGATGATGAATATGTCTGGTGTAATATGAAAAAGGAACATTCTAGCAAGGCTGATATGAGAAAAACAACCACCTTTTCCCTATTTCACAATCTTCACCTAGCACCTGCCTCTTCCCCAAATTGTAAGAACACACAGGTGGAGAAAACAGCCAGAGGATGTGAGTGGAGGCAGCCTGCTGGTTCCAAATGCGTTGCTGGCTGAGAACCGTTCCCAAACAAACTCCCTTAGTCACTTCCTCTTTGAAATAGGGAAAACAATAATATCTGGATTGTGCCACGATTGAAAACCCTTTCCTAGCTACAGTTCATCCACCAAGGAGCTGTCTGCAACCTACAGGTAATTACTTCCTATGCGGGGAGGGGacttctatttcctcatctgcgGAACAAAAGAATTGAGCTATGTCTGTGGTTTTCAATgcggtttttaaaaatgagcctcttaaaaatttttgcatTCTGAACACTGATATGTAAAACAGATGAGGCAGAGAGGCTGTGATTGAATGGTTCGAGGCCCAGCTCTGCCTTTTTCTCATAAAGTCCCTGTAAACCGTCATGGGCCGTAGAGTTCTAAGGAAAACAGTTTGAGAAGCGGTAAGTTACGTGACCTCTGAGCCTTTCCTGCTTTGACTTCTCTAATGATCTACCTGAATCCTCCTCTGTGGCTTCTGCTGCTTTATGCCTAAGAGATTGACCAGTTAGATGGTAACACGCAGGTAAAAACTGCTTTGAGAAGGGAGTTAAGGGGATGGCGTTAGACGGAGATTAAGATggaagaatagaaattataaaaaaaaaaaaaaaaagaaagaaaaacgtaAAAGCTGATGCAGGAAAGAAATAACTCATAGCTAGATTCAAGATGGGAAGCGAAATTTACACTCCTCTTTCCAAACGCTCTACCATGGAAACACAGGCTCCACCTTTCTACAAAACCCTATTAATTTGAAATACAAGAGACTGGAATGAAAAACAGTCTCTGTAttaatctgctttttatttttccatggttttgtttttttgttttgttttgttttttgttttgttttgtttgagacggagtctctgtcacccaggctggagtgcagtggcgtgatctcggctcactgcaagctccgcctctcaggttccctccattctcctgcctcagcctcccgagtagctgggactacaggtgcccaccaccatgcctggctaattttttttttttttcatatttttagtagagacggagtttcaccatgttagccaggatggtctcgatctcctgacctcgtgatcctcccgcctcggcctcccacagtgctgggattacaggcatgagccaccacgcccggctccatgtttgtttttaaaaataatagagcaTCTCGTTATGGGAGAAGAATAAGGGCTTTAGATTTCACGTTGGTTTGGACAAGCCAGCAGCAGCTAGAGAAGGAGATTATTTTGTGGCTAGGACCAGCCTTGGGCTTTATCTGATAGATCAAGCCAGAAACAACTTTGTGCCTGGAACCAAACTGgcaaaaggatggagaaaaaaaatgcctaaaGAAGAGTTGAAGGAAGAAGGGACTCTGACTATAGAAATGAAACCTTTATGCTGAGCTTCTTTGCACAATGAACACAAACTCAACTGTGGGTGGCTTAGAAATGTTTGCTTTTAATGTGCTCTTTTCCAAATTCTATATTTTCATAGGGAAAGCTGACCATAAAGGTAGCTAACTTTTATTAACTATTAGTTTATTATATGCCACGCAGTGTGTTACATGCTTtcaatttaatcctcacaaccaacAAGGTAGATACTGGGACCCTTTTTACAgactgatagggtttggctgtgtcccaacccaaatctcatcttgaattgtagctcccataattcccacatgttgtgggagggacctggtgggagatcactgaatcatgggggcagtttcccacaTACCGTTCTcatgttagtgaataagtctcacgagatctgatggtttttaagaAGTTTCCCCTTTCAcatggctctcattctctcttgcctgccaccatgtaagacgtccctttgctattccttcattttctgccatgattgtgaggcctccccagccatgtggaactatgagtccatcaaacctctttcctttataaattacccagtcttgggtatgtctttattagctctttcctttataaattacccagtcttgggtatgtctttattagcagcatgagaatggactaatacacacataaagatgcagaaaattagaataaataacTTGCCCCAAGTTACCCAGAATTCAGATCCAGGTCTGGTTGACTCTCCAGCCCACTAAAATTGGGCATCATTGGTGGACCAAGAGTGGAGGAGTCCAGAAGTCTAAATCTGGAAGCCAATGGTGCTACAAAGAGACATGGATAGAGATGAAAAGTTTAGCCCAGTTGGCAAAAGCTTGGAAAACCTACTGGACTGATGAACATCAAATTTGGACAAACTGTTTAGAAAGCTTGGACTTCCAATAAAAGCCAATGAATGGCAAAGTGAAATTCAAATTGAGGTCTCAGAGGGAGCTGTGAGACTGCTGAATGGAAAGAACAAGCCATAAGTATTCTGATGCTCTAACAGAACAAGCTAGCCTGAGGTTCCAACATAGCCCCAAATCCAGTTCCAAGGGCAGCCATTCAGGGTAAAGGTTGTGTTCAAGCAGCTGCACACACAGCAACACTGCCATGCAGTGCACTTGGGCAAGCAGCAGTGGGACTGGAGTCATTTAGCCCAAACGAAGGACATTTCCAAACAGTACAGAAAGGCCAGACAAAAACAGGGTAAGAGAAACAGACTCCATGGCAGGTGGGAGTGTCTTAGGGCACCTTTGGATGTCTCTTCTACAGAATTCCCTCTGCATGGTGGCACCCTGCAGACAGCCCTAGGCCTTACTCTGTGAGCTGAGAGCTCTGAGCTGCCCCAACTTCCCCTCCTCCATCTCACCCCCAGGAACCTGCAGCTGTCAAGAGATacattcattccttcatccatGCAAACATATAGTAAGCATCTGCCTATGTCAGCCCCTGTGCAAGATGCCAAGAATATGGGAATTCTTAAGATTCATAAGTGGACAACATAGAAATGTTAACGGGTAGTTATGGGATAGTTGACACATGTATGAAGACAGAACACCACATTCCCCTTGGAAAAGAAGTGATGCAAGTCAGTAGctagagagatggagaaaagttGAGGGTTTG
This window encodes:
- the CHST11 gene encoding carbohydrate sulfotransferase 11 isoform X2, with amino-acid sequence MKPALLEVMRMNRICRMVLATCLGSFILVIFYFQIMRRNPFGVDICCRKGSRSPLQELYNPIQLELSNTAVLHQMRRDQVTDTCRANSATSRKRRVLTPNDLKHLVVDEDHELIYCYVPKVACTNWKRLMMVLTGRGKYSDPMEIPANEAHVSANLKTLNQYSIPEINHRLKSYMKFLFVREPFERLVSAYRNKFTQKYNISFHKRYGTKIIKRQRKNATQEALRKGDDVKFEEFVAYLIDPHTQREEPFNEHWQTVYSLCHPCHIHYDLVGKYETLEEDSNYVLQLAGVGSYLKFPTYAKSTRTTDEMTTEFFQNISSEHQTQLYEVYKLDFLMFNYSVPSYLKLE
- the CHST11 gene encoding carbohydrate sulfotransferase 11 isoform X1; the protein is MKPALLEVMRMNRICRMVLATCLGSFILVIFYFQSMLHPVMRRNPFGVDICCRKGSRSPLQELYNPIQLELSNTAVLHQMRRDQVTDTCRANSATSRKRRVLTPNDLKHLVVDEDHELIYCYVPKVACTNWKRLMMVLTGRGKYSDPMEIPANEAHVSANLKTLNQYSIPEINHRLKSYMKFLFVREPFERLVSAYRNKFTQKYNISFHKRYGTKIIKRQRKNATQEALRKGDDVKFEEFVAYLIDPHTQREEPFNEHWQTVYSLCHPCHIHYDLVGKYETLEEDSNYVLQLAGVGSYLKFPTYAKSTRTTDEMTTEFFQNISSEHQTQLYEVYKLDFLMFNYSVPSYLKLE